From Methanoculleus oceani, a single genomic window includes:
- a CDS encoding glycosyltransferase family 2 protein, translated as MPRSIGQESPIGTPALRCEVQEQINPLRTPAAPGNRRVVSETTEAAAIPSRRSGRLRTLAAIPCFNEEVAIGSVVLRARQHVDEVLVIDDGCTDSTVKVARDAGATVISHGAQKGKGQGIKSALKYAVGHNYDCLVLMDGDGQHNPGEIPLLVEPILADTADLVIGFRTFDQMPFYRRFGRAVLDVASSTGCSITDSQCGFRALNRKTMESMLGTLRKDDFSTESEMLRIAQERHLRIGETPINCKYGDFDTSTKNPLSHGMEVLGSIFWLAVEKRPLLHIGLPGLAAMLAGIFLLLRFFQGFSETGLVAIEQGMLATLFLIPGTIALMLGLMLALIARMRE; from the coding sequence ATGCCCCGGAGTATCGGACAGGAGAGCCCGATAGGCACCCCTGCCCTCCGCTGTGAGGTCCAGGAGCAGATCAACCCTTTACGGACGCCGGCGGCTCCGGGAAACCGGCGGGTGGTGAGCGAGACCACCGAGGCTGCCGCCATTCCGTCCCGCCGGTCGGGCAGGCTCAGGACACTTGCAGCGATCCCCTGTTTCAACGAGGAGGTTGCGATCGGTTCCGTCGTTCTCCGGGCCCGGCAGCACGTCGACGAGGTCCTGGTCATCGACGACGGGTGTACGGACAGCACCGTGAAGGTCGCCCGGGATGCCGGGGCGACCGTCATCTCGCACGGAGCCCAGAAGGGGAAGGGGCAGGGGATCAAGAGCGCCCTTAAGTATGCAGTCGGGCACAACTACGACTGTCTGGTCCTCATGGACGGAGACGGTCAGCACAACCCCGGGGAGATACCTCTCCTGGTCGAGCCGATCCTCGCCGATACCGCAGACCTCGTCATCGGCTTCCGGACCTTCGATCAGATGCCCTTTTACCGCCGGTTCGGTCGGGCGGTGCTTGATGTCGCCTCCAGCACCGGCTGTTCGATAACCGACTCACAGTGCGGCTTTCGGGCACTGAACAGGAAGACCATGGAGTCGATGCTCGGTACGCTCCGGAAGGATGACTTCTCGACCGAATCGGAGATGCTCCGGATCGCCCAGGAGAGGCACCTGCGGATCGGGGAGACGCCGATCAACTGCAAATACGGTGATTTTGACACATCCACAAAGAACCCCTTATCTCATGGAATGGAGGTGCTCGGATCGATATTCTGGCTCGCCGTGGAGAAGAGGCCTCTCCTGCACATCGGCCTGCCCGGGCTCGCTGCGATGCTTGCCGGGATCTTTCTCCTCCTACGGTTCTTCCAGGGATTTAGCGAGACCGGCCTCGTCGCGATCGAGCAGGGCATGCTTGCAACGCTCTTCCTGATCCCGGGGACCATCGCACTCATGCTGGGCCTGATGCTTGCCCTTATCGCAAGAATGCGGGAGTGA
- the wecB gene encoding non-hydrolyzing UDP-N-acetylglucosamine 2-epimerase translates to MIGVILGTRPEIIKMSPVIRECERRGLDYFILHTGQHYSYEMDRLFFEELELPDPDYSLDVGSGTHAGQTAKIMTGVEDILVKESPDIVLVQGDTNTVMAGALAASKLHVRVGHIEAGLRSFNRWMPEEINRVLTDHISDYLFAPTERARENLLAEGIVDRKICVTGNTVVDAIYQNLDISKKKGNVLKDLDLKPHEYFLVTAHRQENVDNRTRLKEILKGLEGVQKEFSLPVVFPVHPRTEKRIKELGIGVDGLNLTKPFGFLEFLQLESQARLVLTDSGGVQEETCVLGVPCATMRYDTERPETLDVGSNILVGADSGKILEGVRSIAAWKSGWMNPYGDGIAGKMIVMVCAAARSQ, encoded by the coding sequence ATGATTGGAGTAATACTCGGCACACGGCCGGAGATCATCAAGATGTCTCCCGTCATCAGGGAATGCGAACGCAGAGGTCTTGACTACTTTATCCTCCATACCGGGCAGCACTACTCCTACGAGATGGACCGGCTCTTCTTCGAGGAGCTTGAACTTCCGGATCCGGACTATAGTCTCGACGTAGGTTCCGGGACCCATGCCGGTCAGACGGCGAAGATCATGACCGGTGTCGAGGATATCCTGGTGAAGGAGTCACCCGACATCGTTCTGGTGCAGGGAGACACGAACACCGTCATGGCCGGGGCTCTCGCGGCATCGAAACTGCATGTGCGGGTGGGGCATATCGAAGCGGGCCTCCGGAGTTTCAACCGCTGGATGCCGGAGGAGATCAACCGGGTGCTCACCGACCACATCTCGGACTACCTCTTTGCCCCGACAGAGAGAGCCCGGGAGAACCTCCTCGCGGAGGGCATCGTGGACCGGAAGATCTGCGTGACCGGCAACACCGTCGTCGATGCGATCTACCAGAACCTCGACATCTCAAAGAAGAAAGGCAACGTCTTAAAAGACCTCGACCTCAAGCCCCACGAATACTTCCTCGTCACCGCCCACCGGCAGGAGAACGTGGACAACCGGACACGGCTCAAGGAGATCCTCAAAGGGCTCGAAGGAGTGCAGAAGGAGTTCTCCCTGCCGGTCGTCTTCCCGGTCCATCCGAGGACCGAAAAAAGAATCAAGGAGCTGGGCATCGGCGTCGATGGATTGAACCTCACCAAACCCTTCGGGTTCCTGGAGTTCCTGCAGCTGGAGTCGCAGGCGAGACTCGTGCTGACCGATTCCGGCGGCGTCCAGGAGGAGACCTGTGTTCTCGGTGTCCCCTGTGCTACGATGCGCTACGACACGGAACGGCCCGAGACGTTGGACGTCGGATCGAACATCCTGGTAGGGGCCGATTCAGGGAAGATCCTTGAAGGGGTCCGCTCGATAGCTGCCTGGAAGTCCGGCTGGATGAACCCCTACGGCGATGGAATCGCTGGAAAAATGATAGTTATGGTCTGTGCTGCTGCACGGTCCCAATGA
- a CDS encoding nucleotide sugar dehydrogenase, which yields MKICVLGLGYIGLPTALLFAAHGADVVGVDVKQSVVDALNHGNLPFREPGLEDLYRKAKERFYARIEPEAADAFLIAVPTPLDPATKVSDLSYVKKAADMIAPHLRKGNLVILESTVPPGTSERVVIPRLEKNGVVVGDFLYAHCPERAIPGRTLQEMAGNSRIIGGYDRDSTDRATSIYQTFVRGQIYQTDTRTAEFVKLMENTCRDVNIALANEFAQLAEECGINVWEAITLANKHPRVTILNPGPGVGGHCIAIDPWFLTENSTRCRMVSTAREVNDSMPNYVLHVARNLLAGVRNPTVSIFGVAYKGNIGDTRESPAFKFIQLAENEGYTIRCHDPYVAEFPHPLMDALDATAGSDCVVILTDHDCFRTMDPAGLRMRTKFVIDARNILDHEKWTDRGFAVRVLGDGSSVQPVPLGEVTPQASLYPAGAARSIAAPAPPSISLLSPNGREDFL from the coding sequence ATGAAGATCTGTGTACTGGGATTAGGATACATAGGATTGCCGACTGCACTGCTGTTTGCGGCTCACGGAGCGGACGTCGTGGGCGTCGACGTGAAGCAGAGCGTGGTGGATGCCCTGAATCACGGGAACCTGCCGTTCAGGGAGCCGGGGCTTGAGGACCTGTACCGCAAGGCTAAAGAGCGATTTTACGCCAGGATCGAACCGGAGGCCGCGGATGCATTCCTGATTGCCGTGCCGACACCCCTGGATCCGGCAACAAAGGTCTCCGACCTTTCATACGTCAAAAAAGCGGCCGACATGATCGCCCCCCACCTCCGGAAAGGAAACCTGGTCATCCTCGAATCGACCGTCCCGCCGGGAACGAGCGAACGGGTCGTCATCCCCAGGCTTGAGAAGAACGGTGTCGTTGTCGGTGATTTCCTGTACGCCCATTGTCCCGAGCGGGCAATCCCCGGGCGGACCCTGCAGGAGATGGCGGGCAACAGCCGCATCATCGGCGGGTACGACCGGGACTCCACCGACCGGGCGACCTCGATCTACCAGACCTTCGTCCGCGGGCAGATATACCAGACCGATACGCGGACGGCGGAGTTCGTCAAACTGATGGAGAACACCTGCCGCGACGTGAACATCGCGCTCGCGAACGAGTTTGCCCAGCTCGCCGAGGAGTGCGGGATCAATGTCTGGGAGGCCATCACCCTCGCAAACAAGCATCCCCGGGTCACCATCCTCAACCCGGGCCCGGGCGTCGGAGGACACTGCATCGCCATCGATCCCTGGTTCCTGACCGAGAACTCGACACGGTGCAGGATGGTCTCCACGGCGCGGGAGGTCAACGATTCCATGCCGAACTACGTGCTGCACGTCGCCCGCAACCTGCTCGCCGGCGTCAGAAATCCGACGGTCAGCATCTTCGGCGTCGCCTACAAGGGCAATATCGGCGACACCCGGGAGAGTCCGGCATTCAAGTTCATCCAGCTCGCCGAGAACGAGGGGTATACCATCAGGTGCCACGACCCGTACGTGGCAGAATTCCCGCACCCCCTCATGGATGCTCTGGATGCAACCGCCGGGAGCGACTGTGTCGTCATCCTCACCGATCACGACTGCTTCCGCACGATGGACCCGGCGGGGCTCCGGATGAGAACGAAGTTCGTCATAGACGCCCGGAACATCCTCGACCATGAGAAGTGGACCGACCGGGGTTTTGCCGTCCGCGTGCTGGGTGATGGCTCATCGGTGCAGCCCGTGCCCCTGGGCGAGGTCACGCCCCAGGCGAGCCTGTATCCCGCAGGTGCTGCGCGGTCGATCGCAGCGCCAGCGCCGCCGTCTATCTCCCTGCTCTCTCCGAACGGGCGGGAGGACTTCCTTTAG
- a CDS encoding glycosyltransferase family 4 protein — MKQVCIVSQHFPPEKSGNASRIHDTAVHLAKLGIDVTVLAPHATFPTGSFSRTWKRSDVQEVNGVRVVHLWTWQPGSGNPGFASRMAYYLFFPIHAALWLLFNRNRFDAIVTSAPPLFTGIPGYVLKRTSRVKWILDIRDLWIDASISLGFLREGSIYERMSRKFEQMCLARADLVGVTTEELGRRISSRYRVTAPMKLMPNGVNTDFFRPTNGGKKRQIIYAGNVGHAQDLDKVALAVKSMNGTYNLKFLIVGDGDTREHLEKLVKAESLTGSVVFTGTLPREEIPRLLSESLVGVAPLKRLANLEYAAPTKAYEYMACGIPFVGCGSGEIAHLAEESGAGVIADNTPEAIAAALSALLDDPERMEEMGRRGREYVAEHYDRRSVALKLKQCIERMTWTGA, encoded by the coding sequence ATGAAACAGGTATGCATCGTATCACAACATTTTCCACCGGAAAAATCAGGAAACGCATCACGCATCCATGACACTGCCGTGCATCTTGCAAAACTGGGTATCGACGTGACCGTGCTTGCGCCGCACGCCACGTTTCCCACCGGCTCGTTCTCCCGCACCTGGAAGCGGTCGGACGTGCAGGAGGTCAACGGGGTCCGGGTTGTACATCTCTGGACCTGGCAGCCGGGATCAGGAAACCCGGGGTTTGCAAGCAGGATGGCTTACTACCTCTTCTTCCCGATCCACGCCGCACTCTGGCTCCTCTTCAACCGGAATCGGTTCGATGCGATCGTCACGTCGGCACCGCCCCTCTTCACCGGGATCCCGGGATATGTCCTGAAACGGACGTCACGGGTGAAGTGGATCCTCGATATCCGCGACCTCTGGATCGACGCATCGATAAGTCTCGGGTTCCTCAGGGAGGGAAGCATCTACGAGAGGATGAGCCGGAAGTTCGAGCAGATGTGCCTCGCACGAGCAGATCTCGTCGGGGTCACGACCGAAGAGCTCGGGCGGAGGATCTCGTCGCGCTACCGGGTCACGGCCCCCATGAAGTTGATGCCCAACGGCGTCAACACCGACTTCTTTCGCCCCACGAACGGCGGAAAGAAGCGGCAGATCATCTATGCCGGCAACGTCGGGCACGCCCAGGATCTCGATAAGGTGGCTCTCGCCGTCAAGTCGATGAACGGCACCTACAACCTGAAGTTCCTCATCGTCGGCGACGGCGACACGAGGGAGCACCTTGAGAAGCTGGTGAAAGCCGAGAGCCTGACCGGCTCGGTCGTCTTTACGGGCACCCTTCCGCGCGAGGAGATCCCGCGGTTGCTCTCCGAGTCGCTCGTGGGAGTGGCGCCCTTAAAGAGGCTCGCGAACCTCGAGTACGCTGCCCCCACCAAGGCCTACGAGTACATGGCCTGCGGGATACCCTTCGTCGGTTGCGGAAGCGGCGAGATCGCCCATCTCGCAGAGGAGTCGGGTGCGGGGGTCATCGCCGACAACACGCCGGAGGCGATCGCCGCGGCGCTCTCGGCGCTCCTGGACGACCCGGAGCGGATGGAGGAGATGGGGCGCCGGGGCCGGGAGTACGTCGCAGAGCACTATGACCGGCGATCGGTCGCCCTGAAACTGAAGCAGTGCATCGAGAGGATGACATGGACGGGCGCCTGA